From the genome of Candidatus Nitrosocosmicus oleophilus, one region includes:
- a CDS encoding NUDIX domain-containing protein, with protein sequence MSKQDEYKNPIPTVDTIIDNNSRVLFIKRVKEPFEGKMVFPGGFIKIGETVEEAAIREVMEETSVEVDLDHILGVYSDPNRDPRGHIMSTVFIGKISPNSQNKEPIAGDGASSIKWVDIKDIDKEDFGFDHKNVLKDYIEWKNSKQTFWSSRNKSKITE encoded by the coding sequence ATGTCAAAACAAGATGAATATAAGAACCCTATTCCTACTGTTGACACGATAATTGATAATAATTCTCGAGTGTTATTTATTAAAAGAGTCAAAGAGCCCTTTGAAGGTAAAATGGTATTTCCAGGTGGCTTCATTAAAATAGGAGAAACAGTAGAAGAGGCAGCTATACGTGAAGTAATGGAGGAAACATCTGTAGAAGTAGACTTGGATCATATATTGGGAGTATATTCTGATCCTAATAGAGACCCCAGAGGTCATATTATGTCCACAGTGTTTATAGGAAAGATCTCTCCAAATAGTCAAAACAAAGAACCTATAGCAGGCGATGGTGCTTCCTCGATTAAATGGGTGGATATCAAAGATATTGATAAAGAGGATTTTGGTTTTGACCATAAGAACGTACTGAAAGATTACATAGAATGGAAAAATTCTAAACAAACCTTTTGGTCTTCACGAAATAAATCAAAAATTACTGAATAA
- a CDS encoding dodecin family protein yields MTHVAKITEIVGSSGKSWEDAVQVALTEATKTIRGITGIELTDMTARVDPNTGKISEYHSTVKIAFGVEHS; encoded by the coding sequence ATGACACATGTAGCAAAAATAACAGAAATAGTAGGCTCATCGGGCAAGAGTTGGGAGGATGCTGTTCAGGTAGCATTAACTGAAGCGACAAAAACAATTCGCGGTATAACTGGAATTGAGTTAACCGATATGACAGCTAGAGTAGATCCAAATACGGGAAAAATATCTGAATATCATTCTACTGTAAAGATAGCCTTCGGGGTAGAACATTCCTAA
- a CDS encoding FAD-dependent oxidoreductase translates to MKLKYNVDSILTRRRKKIMNPSFDFRLVLFEKIKIEGTDVISFRFNQELDKLEVNKTPSLFEYTAGQYAYFNLDDVHGDPNDSTRHFTISSSPAENFIMLSTKIRDSPYKQRLSNLEEGDKIDVSAPEGEFILPADYSKPLIFLSGGIGVTPFRSMLNYATEKQLPLKIIMFDSNKNQQNILFKKEFDDWTALNENMKIVYTLSDDKSEGNNNFGTEEEWNGEKGRIDKKMILKHVDTNTLNEAIFYICGPPDMLKSMQSLLEKELEIPKDRIKIEEFTGY, encoded by the coding sequence ATGAAGTTAAAATATAATGTTGATAGCATACTAACAAGGAGAAGAAAAAAAATAATGAATCCATCTTTTGATTTTCGACTTGTATTATTTGAAAAAATAAAAATCGAGGGGACCGATGTCATATCTTTTAGGTTTAATCAGGAACTTGATAAATTAGAGGTAAACAAAACGCCATCCTTGTTTGAATATACTGCAGGTCAATATGCCTATTTTAACTTAGATGATGTACATGGTGACCCAAATGACTCAACTAGGCATTTTACTATCTCTTCATCACCAGCAGAGAATTTTATAATGTTAAGCACCAAAATAAGAGACTCCCCATACAAACAGAGACTGTCAAACTTAGAAGAGGGAGATAAGATTGACGTCAGTGCTCCAGAGGGCGAATTTATTTTACCAGCGGATTATTCAAAACCTTTGATATTTCTGTCCGGGGGTATAGGAGTGACTCCGTTTAGAAGTATGTTAAATTACGCGACAGAAAAACAACTACCATTAAAAATAATAATGTTTGACTCAAACAAGAATCAACAAAACATACTCTTTAAGAAAGAGTTTGATGATTGGACGGCTTTAAATGAAAACATGAAGATAGTCTATACTCTTAGTGATGATAAATCCGAGGGGAATAACAATTTCGGCACAGAAGAGGAATGGAATGGAGAAAAAGGCAGAATAGATAAAAAAATGATTTTAAAACATGTTGACACTAATACTTTAAACGAAGCAATATTCTATATTTGTGGCCCTCCAGATATGTTAAAATCGATGCAATCATTACTAGAGAAAGAATTGGAAATCCCAAAAGATAGGATAAAGATTGAAGAGTTTACAGGATATTGA